A genomic window from Vicinamibacteria bacterium includes:
- the priA gene encoding primosomal protein N', protein GRKSVSGALATLQRMGYVAGHRDIHGRVGATRQIAKITEAGRAALAEEKLHPSSARVLTLLSVATEAVPVGVIRYEVGLKSGGLFRRLARKGLIELTREPVRQSPWERLRMARPQDSRPMELTRHQSEAIAVIVGAARLGMFSPMVLRGVTGSGKTEVYLRAAEEVVRAGRAVLLLVPEIALTPRLAALLYGRFGERVAILHSALGSAERRDEWWRIRNGQAGIVVGARSAVLAPIEDLGLVVVDEEHEGSYKQEEIPRYNARDVAIVRASEDRAVVVLGSATPSLESYTHAVEGRYRLVVLPERIGNRSLASVELVDMKEVVREEGPETIVSRPLATAIESRLAEGEQAMVLLNRRGYAGQLICRRCGMALTCKECSLAMTLHRRATLAVCHLCGLGRALPERCEMCQGEYLRHVGYGTERVEELMKERFPDSRVARMDRDTMRRKGSHEALLTRFAARELDILVGTQMLAKGHDFPAVTLVGVLAADNALGAPDFRAAERTFQLLTQVAGRAGRGDRPGKVLIQTFTPDHYSLEFARSQDFEGFYESERKFRSALLYPPAVRLVNLVFEGANMAEATREARRAATFLKSQELESLRVLGPAFAVRSKVRNRYRCQLLLKLTRSSHGRVRALIRTLLKDESIARSMTIDVDPLTLA, encoded by the coding sequence GGCCGAAAGAGCGTTTCCGGAGCGCTCGCCACGCTCCAACGCATGGGCTATGTGGCCGGTCATCGCGACATCCATGGTCGCGTCGGGGCGACGAGACAGATCGCGAAGATTACCGAAGCGGGAAGGGCCGCGCTCGCGGAGGAAAAGCTCCACCCCTCGAGCGCGCGGGTTCTGACGTTGCTATCGGTTGCGACCGAGGCCGTGCCCGTCGGCGTGATCCGATACGAAGTGGGGCTCAAGTCCGGAGGACTCTTCCGTCGACTCGCTCGAAAGGGGCTCATCGAGCTCACTCGCGAGCCGGTGAGACAAAGCCCCTGGGAACGTCTCCGGATGGCTCGGCCTCAAGACTCCCGGCCGATGGAGCTGACGCGCCACCAGAGCGAGGCGATCGCAGTCATCGTCGGCGCGGCCCGCCTGGGGATGTTCTCGCCGATGGTTCTGAGAGGCGTCACCGGAAGTGGCAAGACCGAGGTCTACCTGCGAGCGGCCGAAGAGGTCGTTCGCGCGGGCCGCGCGGTCCTTCTCCTCGTTCCCGAAATTGCCCTGACGCCCCGGCTCGCGGCACTTCTCTATGGGCGATTCGGTGAGCGGGTCGCGATTCTTCACAGTGCGCTCGGCTCCGCGGAAAGACGCGACGAGTGGTGGCGCATTCGAAACGGTCAAGCCGGCATCGTCGTGGGAGCTCGCTCCGCAGTGCTCGCGCCCATCGAAGATCTCGGGCTCGTCGTCGTGGACGAGGAGCACGAAGGCTCCTACAAGCAGGAGGAGATCCCGCGCTACAACGCTCGTGACGTCGCCATCGTTCGGGCGAGCGAAGATCGAGCCGTCGTCGTGCTCGGCTCCGCGACCCCTTCGCTCGAGTCGTATACGCACGCCGTCGAAGGGCGCTACCGCTTGGTCGTGCTTCCGGAGCGCATCGGTAACCGTTCCCTGGCGTCGGTTGAGCTCGTGGACATGAAAGAGGTGGTTCGTGAGGAAGGACCGGAGACGATCGTCTCCCGCCCGCTCGCGACCGCCATCGAATCGAGACTCGCCGAGGGCGAGCAGGCCATGGTGCTTCTCAACCGTCGTGGCTACGCCGGCCAGCTCATCTGCCGACGGTGCGGGATGGCCCTGACCTGCAAGGAATGCAGCCTGGCGATGACGCTTCACCGGCGGGCGACCCTGGCCGTCTGCCACCTCTGCGGGCTAGGGCGCGCTCTTCCGGAACGGTGTGAAATGTGCCAGGGAGAGTACCTGCGTCACGTGGGATATGGCACCGAGCGCGTCGAAGAGCTCATGAAAGAGCGCTTTCCCGACAGTCGGGTGGCCCGGATGGACCGCGACACGATGCGAAGAAAGGGGAGTCACGAGGCGCTCCTGACCCGGTTCGCCGCGAGGGAGCTCGACATTCTGGTGGGCACGCAGATGCTCGCCAAAGGGCACGATTTTCCCGCGGTGACGCTCGTGGGAGTGCTCGCCGCCGACAATGCTCTGGGAGCACCCGACTTTCGCGCCGCCGAGCGCACGTTTCAGCTCCTGACCCAGGTCGCGGGTCGCGCGGGGCGGGGCGATCGTCCCGGGAAAGTGCTCATCCAGACCTTCACGCCGGATCACTACAGCCTCGAGTTCGCGCGGTCGCAGGACTTCGAGGGATTCTACGAGTCGGAGCGGAAATTCCGCAGCGCGTTGTTGTACCCACCCGCCGTGCGGCTCGTGAACCTGGTCTTCGAAGGCGCCAACATGGCCGAAGCAACCCGCGAGGCGAGAAGGGCGGCGACGTTCTTGAAAAGCCAGGAGCTGGAGAGTCTGAGAGTTCTCGGCCCGGCTTTCGCCGTCCGCTCAAAAGTCCGAAACCGTTATCGCTGCCAGCTGCTCTTGAAGCTCACGCGATCGAGTCATGGCCGCGTTCGGGCGTTGATTCGGACGCTTCTGAAAGACGAATCGATCGCGCGTTCCATGACGATAGACGTGGATCCACTGACATTGGCCTGA